From a region of the Panicum virgatum strain AP13 chromosome 2K, P.virgatum_v5, whole genome shotgun sequence genome:
- the LOC120688241 gene encoding myricetin 3-O-rhamnoside 1,2-glucosyltransferase UGT709G2-like: MAEAAAADMAHVLVFPIPAQGHLNSFLHFSTGLLRAGLHVTFLHTVHNLRRLGAAAREAAAASPRLRFLSIPDGLPDDDPRDVGGIPQLLEGLRTTASAAYRDLLASLPRAGGTADDGFPPVTCVVADGVMPFAWAIAEELGVPAIAYRTVSACSVLAYLSVPKLIELGELPFPEGGNLDEPIRGVPGMEGFLRRRDLPVQCRSLTDTYQDPLLETVVAATVQSRKARALMLNTTASLERASLAHLAREMRDVFAVGPLHAMSPAPAAATSLWRHDDGCLAWLDGQAERSVVYISLGSLTVISHEQFTEFLHGLVAVGYPFLWVLRPDMLGASQGAALKEAVAAAGEGRSCVVPWVPQRDVLRHRAVGCFLTHAGWNSTVEGVVEGVPMVCWPFFADQQVNSRFVGAVWRNGLDMKDVCERDVVEGTVRVAMESSEVRRTARALAEQVERDVGDGGSSALEFKRLVSFIRELSSTSAAEPDLSS, from the coding sequence CACGTCACCTTCCTCCACACCGTCCACAACCTCCGccgcctgggcgccgccgcgcgcgaggccgcggccgcctcgccgcgcctccgCTTCCTGTCCATCCCCGACGGCCTCCCCGACGACGACCCCCGCGACGTGGGCGGCATCCCGCAGCTCCTGGAGGGCCTGCGCACGACGGCCAGCGCCGCGTACCGCGACCTGCTCGCCTCGCTGCCCCGCGCGGGGGGCACCGCCGACGACGGGTTCCCGCCGGTGACGTGCGTCGTCGCCGACGGCGTCATGCCGTTCGCCTGGGCTATAGCCGAGGAGCTCGGCGTCCCCGCGATCGCGTACCGCACGGTGAGCGCGTGCTCCGTCCTGGCGTACCTGTCCGTGCCCAAGCTGATCGAGCTCGGCGAGCTCCCGTTCCCCGAGGGCGGCAACCTCGACGAGCCCATCCGCGGCGTCCCGGGGATGGAGGGCTTCCTGCGGCGGCGAGACCTCCCGGTCCAGTGCCGCTCCCTCACCGACACGTATCAAGACCCCCTGCTGGAGACGGTGGTCGCGGCCACCGTGCAGAGCCGCAAGGCAAGGGCTCTCATGCTCAACACGACGGCGTCCCTTGAGCGGGCATCCCTCGCACACCTCGCGCGGGAGATGCGCGACGTGTTCGCCGTCGGGCCACTCCACGCCAtgtccccggcgccggcggccgccacgaGCCTGTGGCGCCACGACGACGGGTGCTTGGCGTGGCTCGACGGCCAGGCGGAGCGGTCCGTGGTGTATATCAGCCTGGGGAGCCTCACGGTGATCTCCCACGAGCAGTTCACCGAGTTCCTGCACGGGCTCGTCGCCGTCGGCTACCCGTTCCTGTGGGTGCTCCGGCCGGACATGCTCGGGGCGAGTCAGGGCGCGGCGCTCAAGGaggccgtcgccgcggccggggagggcAGGTCGTGCGTCGTGCCGTGGGTGCCGCAGCGGGACGTGCTCCGGCACCGCGCCGTGGGGTGCTTCCTGACGCACGCCGGGTGGAACTCGACGGTCGAGGGCGTCGTGGAGGGCGTGCCGATGGTGTGCTGGCCCTTCTTCGCGGACCAGCAGGTGAACAGCCGGTTCGTGGGCGCCGTGTGGAGGAACGGGCTGGACATGAAGGACGTGTGCGAGAGGGACGTGGTGGAGGGGACGGTGAGAGTGGCCATGGAGTCCTCCGAGGTCAGGAGGACGGCGCGCGCCCTGGCGGAGCAGGTGGAGCGTgacgtcggcgacggcggctcgtCGGCGCTGGAGTTCAAGCGGCTCGTCAGCTTCATCAGGGAGCTCAGCAGCACGTCAGCAGCAGAGCCCGATCTATCTTCATAA